The Blastocatellia bacterium genome has a segment encoding these proteins:
- a CDS encoding HNH endonuclease, whose product MKGPVLVLNATYEPINVTTVRRALVLIFKGTARPEELTDRVIHSARQSFTVPSVIRLVEYVRIPYERKELSRRNVLLRDGYACQYCARKLNPSELTIDHVLPRARGGRTSWDNVVTCCRKCNARKGDRLPEEVGMKLLKHRQALSWRVGHQILLHLGRHQESWRKYLIL is encoded by the coding sequence ATGTGACGACGGTTCGTCGGGCGCTGGTCCTGATCTTTAAGGGGACAGCTCGACCGGAGGAGCTGACTGATCGCGTGATCCATTCAGCGCGTCAGTCGTTCACGGTGCCATCGGTGATTCGCCTGGTTGAGTATGTGCGCATCCCTTATGAACGCAAAGAACTCTCACGCCGCAATGTGCTGTTGCGCGATGGGTACGCTTGTCAGTACTGCGCGCGCAAACTCAACCCTTCAGAGCTGACTATTGACCATGTCCTGCCTCGTGCGCGAGGTGGTCGCACCTCCTGGGACAACGTGGTTACCTGCTGTCGCAAGTGCAATGCGCGAAAAGGCGACCGGCTGCCGGAAGAAGTTGGCATGAAACTGCTCAAGCATCGTCAGGCGTTGTCGTGGCGAGTCGGCCATCAAATTCTGCTGCACCTGGGTCGCCATCAAGAATCGTGGCGTAAGTATCTGATCCTGTAA